The following proteins come from a genomic window of Candidatus Gracilibacteria bacterium:
- a CDS encoding cupin domain-containing protein yields the protein MKKPEIKSKPWGREIWFASTSRYAGKILELKKGHRFSLQYHEKKEETQYLYSGKIRLTYGDSPDQLQEKILEPGAVIHIHPGMIHRVEALEDTQILEVSTPELDDVVKIEDDYGRHGKGNNEELDQTLSQKN from the coding sequence ATGAAAAAACCTGAAATCAAGTCAAAGCCTTGGGGCCGCGAAATTTGGTTCGCCAGCACATCCCGTTATGCGGGAAAAATCCTGGAGCTCAAAAAAGGACATCGTTTCTCCCTTCAATATCACGAAAAAAAGGAAGAAACCCAATACCTGTATTCAGGTAAAATTCGCCTCACTTACGGCGATTCTCCGGATCAGCTTCAAGAAAAAATTCTCGAACCCGGGGCCGTGATCCACATTCATCCGGGCATGATTCACCGGGTTGAGGCCCTCGAAGACACGCAAATCCTTGAGGTTTCCACTCCGGAGCTCGACGATGTGGTAAAGATCGAAGACGATTACGGCCGTCATGGCAAAGGCAACAATGAAGAACTCGACCAGACCCTTTCACAGAAAAATTAA